The genomic DNA AACACTCCAGAATGGTTGGGTATTCACGGGCGATATCGGTTTCATTAGCAATGAAGGCTATTTAAATTTTGTCGGTAGGGTAAAAGAAATGATTAAATCTTCCGGTTACAGTATTTTTCCGGAGGACGTTGAAGCCCTGTTAATGAACTGCGACGCTGTTGAACAGGTTGCAGTCATCGGGGTTACCGAAGAAAAAAGAGGTGAAAGTGTAAAGGCGTTTATCGTCTTAAAGGATAGGTACAAAGGAAAGGTTCTCAAAGAAGATATTATTAACTGGGCGAAGGCAAATATGGCAGCTTATAAATACCCACGTACTGTTGAATTTCGGGAGCAATTACCTACCACGAGCTCAGGTAAAGTGCTACGCAGACTGTTAAAAGAATAAAGGGCTGATGTAAGCCATTTGTCCGTTTTTTTATGAAAGCTTGACATAATCTATTCCCATTTTGTATACTGTAACAAGTGATTTAAATTAAATAGTGCGAGCAAAAGTAGAGGCGCCCAGCTTCTCACCTGATTGACGCCATTGGCTGTTGACTGGTCTGACAAGAATGTATGAGTGATCAATAGAAGTGTGGGCGATGTGTGCCCACGCTTTTTTTATGTTAAATGATGAAGCGCGGTCTTCTTGCTCGGCAGATTTACTGTCACAATATTTTTTGGAGGTGGCTTAATATTAGCAAGAACAATAATAAGAATGACATGATTGTCAATGATGCGATTCGGGCAAGCAAAGTTCGATTGATCGATCAGAATGGCGACCAAGTCGGTATCAAATCTAAAAATGAAGCACTTGATATGGCTGAAAATGTTGAACTCGATCTAGTCATGGTTGCGCCGAATGCGAAGCCGCCGGTATGCCGGATTATGGACTACGGTAAATATCGTTTTGAGCAGCAAAAGCGTGAAAAAGAAGCGCGTAAAAAACAAAAGGTCATTAACATTAAGGAAATACGTTTAAGTCCAAATATTGAGGAACATGACTTTAACACCAAATTAAAGAATGCCCGTAAGTTCTTGGATAAAGGTGATAAAGTCAAGGCTTCCATTCGTTTCCGCGGTCGTGCCATTACTCACTCTGAAATAGGACGTGAAGTCTTGGAACGCTTGGCTAATGAGTGCTCGGATTTAAGTGAGATTGAATCCAAGCCAAAAATGGAAGGTCGTAGTATGTTCCTAACTTTGGCACCTAAGAAAGAGAAGCAATAATTATACTACCTAGAGACAGGAGGATATCTTTATGCCAAAAATGAAAACTCATAAAGGTGCACAAAAACGTTTTAAGAAAACAGGCAACGGCAAAATCAAGCGCAACCATGCTTACACAAGCCACTTGTTCCGTAACAAATCGGAAAAGCAAAAGCGGAATCTTCGTCAATCAGCGACGGTTTCCCAGGTTGACCATAAACGCATCGATAAGCTCATCAACGAATAAGACATTTTATGAACGGATAACAGGAGGGACCAAATATGGCACGAGTTAAAGGCGGTTATGTTACACGCCGCAGACGTAAAAAGGTATTAAAATTAGCTAAAGGCTATTATGGTGCAAAACACAAACTATTTAAGACAGCACAACAACAAGTTTTTAAATCACTAACTTACGCTTACAGAGACCGTCGTCAGCGCAAACGTGATTTCCGTAGACTATGGATCGCTCGTATTAATGCTGCTGCACGTAACAACGGACTTTCCTATAGCCGATTGATGTATGGTTTGAAACAATCGGGAGTCGATGTTAACCGTAAAATGCTAGCTGACTTGGCTGTTAACGATAAAGAAGCGTTTACTGAATTGGCTAACAAAGCAAAAACAGCTGTGAAGTAACAGCATTGTTATCGGATCATTCATTAGAATGGTCCGATTTTGTATTTGTAGAAGGGTGGTCATGATGATCACGTGTGAAGGAATCATATGGAGCTACGCAATCATCATCAATCTGATCGGATGGTTGACCGTTCGATCAGACAAGAAACGAGCTATTCGTGGGAAGTGGCGAATTCCCGAGCAGCGGTTGTGGCTATTGGCTATTGCGGGTGGCGCTTGCGGTGTTTACTGGGCGATGCGTCAATGTCGGCATAAAACACAGAAAACAGCTTTTCGCTATTTCATGCCATTGCTACTTGGTTTGTATATCGTCGCTGTTATTTATACTTATTCGAAAAGCTGATTCATGGGCTCATTCCAGACAATATCAGCTTCAGGGAAATGATAATAAAGGTCACGTTCGATAATGAATAAATCATTTTTCGTTAAACCGTCAAGCAAATGTTTTGGCCCTGTGAATGTTATGTCAATTCCGGTAACATGAAAGGCTGCTTCCATCGCTTCGACGGTCAAATGTCCATCAAACTGAAAATTTTGATAGATGACGGATATATTGTTACCGTTTCGTGTTACTGTGGGATGATGGGGATGTGCCACCCGTTGCCTTTGTTTGTATAAATAAAAAGCGTAAATAATACAAACTATGGCTGCAATTAACAAAGCAATTAAGACGAATGTCATGGTCAAAACACCTCTGTACAGTATACGTCATAGAGAGCAGAAAAGATTCAAAATTTAAGAGTACTTCCCCGCTCCACTAAGTACTACCATATCATTTTAGCAGGGGAGAGAAGTCAACGTAGTAAAAATGATAACAGAAGGAGCACTTCCCCGCTTCGCTAAGTACTACCATATCATTTTAGCAGGGAAGAGAAGTCAACGTAGTAAAAATGATAACAGAAGGAGCACTTCCCCGCTTCGCTAAGTACTACCATATCATTTTAACAGGGAAGAGAAGTCAACGTAGTAAAAATGATAACAGAAGGAGCACTTCCCCGCTCCGCTAAGTACTACCATATCATTTTAGCAGGGAAGAGAAGTCAACGTAGTAAAAATGATAACAGGAGGAGCACTTCCCCGCTCCGCTAAGTACTACCATATCATTTTAACAGGGAAGAGAAGTCAACGTAGTAAAAATGATAACAGAAGGAGCTGATATATATGCAAACCTCGCTTAAACAACTGTTTCAAATGCAAAAAGAGCTGGATCAATCCATTGTCCATCAACATCAATTATCCGGTCAGGATCTCTCACAAGATAAGTTTCTAGCCTTGTTGGTTGAACTCGGGGAATTGGCCAATGAAACGCGTTGTTTCAAATTTTGGAGTTTGAAAGGTCCATCTGACCATGAAACCATTTTAATGGAATACGTCGATGGTTTTCATTTTCTGCTATCGTTAGGTCTTGATTTTGGCTTCGATATGCCAGCTGAATTAGTAACTTCAGAACAGCCTTCTCCTAAGAGTCAAACCGCTGCCTTTCTTCAAGTTTATGCGGCGGTTGATCAGTTAAAAAATGACGTGAATTTTCTTCACTATCAGCAACTGTTTGCGGCCTATTTAGCTTTAGGAGACAGTTTGACGTTTAGTTTTGCAGATATTGAGAAAGCCTACTATAAGAAAAATAACATTAATCATCAACGTCAAGAGCAAGGCTATTAGAGAAAACGGGAAGATTGTGACAACTTGTCGCTTCCTGTATAATGGAAGTGATATATAAAAGGAGGTACTTGAATGACGCAATTGGATGACAAACTGCAAATGCTGAAGGATTTGACAGATGCCAAAGGGGTTTCGGGCAACGAACGGGAAACACGAAATGTGATGAAATCGTACATAGAACCTTACGCGGATGAAATTACTTATGACCGTCTCGGTAGTTTAATTGCTGTTAAGGAAGGCAAAGCCGATGGACCAAAAGTGATGGTTGCTGGTCACTTGGATGAAATCGGTTTTATGGTTACACAAATTACTGAGGATGGCTTTCTCCGTTTCCAAACGGTTGGCGGTTGGTGGGAGCAAGTGATGCTTGCACAACGCGTCACAGTGATGACAAGGGACGGAGAAGTTCCCGGCGTGATCGGATCTAAGCCACCTCACATCTTACCGGCTGAAGAACGTAAAAAACCCGTCAAAACGAAAGATATGTTTATTGATGTCGGTGCCGCTAATAAGGAAGATGCTGAATCATTTGGTATTCGTCCGGGGGATTCCGCAGTCCCTGTTTGCGATTTCACCGTCATGAAGAATCCAAAGTATTTATTGGCAAAAGCTTGGGATAACCGGATTGGTTGCGCGATTGCAATTGACGTGTTAAAAGCCTTACAAGGTCAATCCCATCCGAACACGGTCTATGGTGTGGGTACTGTTCAAGAAGAGGTTGGGTTACGTGGCGCTCAGACGTCTACGCATCAGATTCAACCCGATATCGGTTTTGCAGTAGATACCGGAATTCCGGGAGATACGCCCGGAATTGATAAGAAAGATGCGAAAGCTGAGATTGGAAAAGGCCCCCAAGTTCTCGTCTACGATGCGTCTATGATTTCTCATAAAGGCTTGCGTGAGTTTGTCACAGGTGTTGCCGATCAAGCGGATATTCCTTATCAATTTGATTCAATTGCCGGTGGCGGAACAGATTCTGGAAAAATCCATTTAACGGCTAATGGTGTGCCAGCCTTGTCCATATCTGTCGCTACACGTTATATCCATACATCAGCTTCCATCATTCACCGTGATGACTATGAAAATGCGGTTCGTTTGATGGTGGAAGTCGTGAAACAATTGGATGAAGATAAGGTTAATGACATTACATTTGGTTAATATGTACTTTTGGGATTATAATCCCAAAAGTACAATAAATACTCTTTGATCTAGTTCATTATTCTGAGGTGACGATAAGATGCAAATCGTCACCTCAAAAATATCTGTGGTAGTGAGTTGTGAAACCATAAAAGTCAGTTTATTACTAATTTAGTGTTAATTAACGTATTATCATATTCAGATAAGCTAGGAATATACTTGTCTATCTAACATGTGCAATGGGGAGGGATTAAGATGAAATCCACGCTCATACTCAAGGTAAGTGACATTTTGCAACGCGATCATTTTGGGGACGCGCAAGTTGTAGCTGGTAGAAAAGGATTGAGTCGTGCGGTCAAATGGACCCACATTATGGAAGTTACCGAAATTGGCCAGCTTCTAAATGGCAATGAACTTATTCTATCGACAGGGGTAGGCTGGGCAAATGAAGATTTGAGCCTTTCTTTTCTGCGGCAGTTAATTGATCAGAATGTCTCTGCGCTTTGTGTGGAATTGGGAACTTATATCAATTCAATTCCCGAAGGCATGATCGAGCTTGCTAAGCAACATCAGTTTCCGCTCATTGTTTTTAACCAAGAGGTTCGTTTTATAGACATTACCCAGGATCTTAACGGACTCATGATCAAGACGCGCGATAAGATGATGTCTGATCTAGAGGCTTTCTCTAACCAACTAAACCATCTTTTACTTTCGACTGACGGATTTAAAGGGGTTTTACGCCTCCTTCATGATTATCTTGATGTTCAAGTGATTTACGAACCCGTGGATAGTCAGGTTCTGTTTTACCCTACTGTTGAAAAATCGAAGCGAGAAACATTGTTGTCAAAAATTCATTCTCGATCCCATGATTTATCCGAATCGACTGCCAGTCAACCCATCCAAGCACTTGGACATAAATTTGCTGACCTTATCATTTTCTCACAATCTGAAGCATGGACAGAATTCGATTATCTAGTGCTTGATCGCACTGCGACGGCTTTAGCTCAGGATCAGTTACGCCTGTTGTACGTAGAAGAAAAGAGAAAATATAAAGAAAACCGCTGGGTACAAAAGTGGCTGAATGGTGATCACCGTCAAGAAGAAATCGAGCAGCATTTGTCTTCTCTGGAATCCTCATTGAAACCAAAGGGGTGTACGGTTTGTCTATGTAAGGTCGATTTTTCAGAACGTGAACCGGATTTCACCTATTATACTATGATTTTTCGCTCAATTTTTGAACAGCAGGGCTTTTTTCTATTAGCTACCTATGAATGGAACCAAATGACCTTTGTCCTCTTAAATAAAAGAAAAAAAGCAGATTGGAAAAGCCGGATGAATCGAGCATTGGAACAAATCCAAAAGACTGAGTTGATTAAAGAGCAATTGGCTACACCCGCTTATTTTGGTGTTGGAAAATTGCTTGATCATCTGAACTGTCTCCACGAAAGTTACCATATGGCCCAAGAAACATTATATGCACAAGAAAAGATAGGGAAACTGGATAATCCTTATTACGAGGAACTTTATATCTATCAATTGGTTTCACAATTAAACAAGCAAGGCAGTCTAGAGGCATTTGTGACAGATTATTTAAGCCCCGTTTTAGAATATGATGATAAGCATAAAAGCCAAATGTTTGACACCTTAAAAGTTTTTCTTGAGGTCAACGGATCCAAAAAAGAAGCGGCCAAGCGTCTGTTCATTGTCCGTCAAACCTTATACCATCGTATTGAAAAACTAAAAGAGCTGCTTGGTGAGGACTTTATGGAACCGGAGAAGAGATTGGCGATTGAGTTCGGGGTGTATGCAAAGGGGTTTTTATATGAACAAACATAGCGCCCTGCGACACCCCACTAGTATGAAAATGAGTTTGAGCGTCATGTTCGTTAGCCATAATGTAGATAGCCAAGGCTCGTGTCAGTACTGCGTGGTTTTTTATGGTGGGATCGGACCCCGTTAAATAAACTGCAGATACCGACCTTATGTACTCCACTATAATGACACCATGACACATGGTGATCACGAACAGAAAAATGTCTTAAGTTCAGGTCGATACATCGATCATTGGACTCTTACTATTATAGGTGATATATCGTAGAAGCATACTATACAAATGTCGAATGTCGCTGGTTTGGATATCCATCATAGAAGGAAATAGTTGTTTGTGTTATGACGGATCCTTCGGATGAAACCATGACGGTTGAAACGAAAAGCTTTTCAACCTTGACAAGAGGTCTTTTTTCAAATGCTTCACTGGTTAAAGTCACTATGTCACACATATTGCCATGGAAAGTACAGGTGACTATTGGAAACCCGTTTACAATATTTTAGAGGATTATTTTGATATCACCGTTGCTAATGCCAAATGGACCAAAAATGTTCCCGGTCGTAAAACAGATGGCTCCCATGCTTAATGGATAGCCAAACTTCATCGACACGGTTTGATTGAAAAAAGTTTTGTGCCGCTGAAGATATTCGTCAACTCCGAGATTTGACGCGCGGTATCGAAAGAAACTGGTTGGCCATTTAACGGCTGATAAGATTCGGATTTAGAAGGTACTAGAAGCCTCAAGTCTTAAGCTTAAATCGGTGATTTCGGATGTTTTCGGTGTTTCTGGGCGACGGCTACTAGAACGATTGGTTGAACAAGACTTTGTTGATAAAAAAGAAGTTGGCAGACGTGTTTATGGAAGAATGAATGCCAAAGTTGATGATGTCTCCGACGCTTTATTTGGAACCATCACTGAGCATTAAATCGACCTCATCTGGATGTGTTGGGAACATATCATGTTTCTTGTATCACAAATCACGTCCATCGAAGAAAACATAGATGCCTTATCAAGAAGAAGCTGAATTACCTCAAGCCATTCCTGGGTTTGACGTATAACATCTACAGTATTGTTGTTGAAATGGGCCAGTTTCATTCACCTAAATATGCGGCATCTTGGGACGGATGGATCTCCTGGTAACAATGAAAGTGCTGGGAAAAAGAAAAGAACAAACACCGTTAAAGGCAATCCATATATAAAATCAGTATTATGTGAGGCTGCATGGTCCATTTCCTGTTCTAGACAAACATGGCTTTCGGCTAAATTTCGGTTAATTAATTGATAATTCATACAATATGTAAAAATGAAAATGCTATTTTTTTTACGGTCTGGTAAATGAAATCAATTTCTAGTTTAGATATAGTTGAATTACTGAATTTAAATATATCCTAGTTTAATTTGAATCCGCTTTCACAAAACTTCATCCGGAACGAGCAAACTATCAAATGATCTAAGTGATAAAACAATGATTGATGGTGAAATGGATAGGAAATCTGAAACCCATCAAAAATGGAGCGGGTGATTCCAACCTGTCAGCAGAATATTTTTATTACGTGTATGGGTGGGAAAAGCCATTGTCCCAAGGATACACAAGTAAGGCAGACATTAAAGTAGGGGAGTGACTTATTAATGAGTGCAATAAGAAAATTAGCGACCAAAACATAGGAGAGATATCGACATCATGTCAGTCGCTCACAAATTTTAGGAGGAGGATATACATGCGTACATTAATTAAAAATGGAACGATTGTAACGGCTATCGACGAATTTGTTGGCGATGTATTAGTCGAAGGAGAAAAGATAGTTTCTGTTGGTGAACAAATAGATGCTACAGTTGACCATGTCGTTTATGCCAACGGGAAATATATTCTCCCAGGCGGAGTTGATCAACATGTCCATTATTCGTTTGAATTTAAAGGTGAACGGGTAAGAGGATTTGAAACTTCTAATGCAGCAGTTGCCGGTGGTACGACAACGGTTGTGGAATTTGTCAATCAGGAACAAGGAAAAGGCATGGCCGACACGATTTTTGAATTTGACAAGAATGAAGTGTCCCAAAAGGCCATGGTGGATTATTCGTACCATGCTGTTGTCTGTGATCCAGTGGATACAACTTTTGAGGAAATTAAGAATTTACCGAATAGAGGCATTTCAACTGTTAAATTGTTTATGGCCTATAAAGGGATGCCATTTCACAGTGATGACGAGGCTCTTTACAAAGCATTAAATGCGGCAAAGGAAGCCGGAGTTACCGTGATGGTTCATGCTGAGAATGCTGACGTGATCGATATTCTACAGAAGAAATATATCGCTGAGGGTAAGACTGATCCATATTATCATGCGTTATCAAGACCGGCACGGGTGGAACTGGAGGCAACCCAACGCGTGATCAATTTAGCCGCTATGGCAGAGGCTCCTGTTTATATCGTTCATGTTACCGCAAAAAATGTTATGGAAACCATTAGATCTGCTAAAAATGATGGATTGCCGGTTTATGGTGAGACGTGTGTCCAATACCTAATGTTTGATGAAAATGATTTAGCTAAACCCAATTTTGAAGGCGCCAAATATGTAATGTCACCGGCATTACGTACCAAGGCAGATCAGGAAGCTTTATGGGAAGCGGTCGATAATGGCTGGTTAAACGCGATAAGTACGGATCATTGTGGATTTGACTGGAAATCGCAAAAACATATGGGTGTTGATGACTTTACTAATATCCCAAATGGCGCACCAGGTGTCGAGAATCGCTTAGGAATTCTTTGGACCCATGGCGTAAACACGGGCAAGATCTCAAGACAACGATTTGTTGATTTATTTGCCACTACACCAGCTAAAAATATGGGATTGGATCATTGCAAAGGCCATATTGGCGTTGGTATGGATGCCGATATTGTTTTGTATGACCCTAATGAATCGTTTATTATTTCTAATGAAAATAGTTTGCATGGTGTTGACTACAGCTCGTATGAAGGATATAAACAGGAAGGAAAAGTGGATAAAGTATTCCTTCGCGGTAAACTCGTTGTTGATGATGGTGAATTTGTTGGTAAGAAAGGCGATGGCAAGTTTATCACCGGGAAACCATTTGCGTCTTGCTTTGATAACACAAAGGCTGATAAAGAATTAAAGAGCGTGTGAAGTTTGGTGTTAATTTAATAAAAGATTCCTGTGCTTATGATGAGATTGCCAACCTCTAGTGTTACTAGCACTAGCGGTATGATGCAATTGCCCTTTCTTGAGGCAGTTCGCATTTCGCATGAAAAAGTAATCACCCTAAAGCCTAGACAAGCTTTGGGTGGTTATTATTTTTATCATTGGACAGTATGTAAAATAAGTCATCTTTAGGATTCCAATTATCCCATGTAAAATGCTGGGTTTCCCGGCGTAGTTCCAAAATCGCTTAATAGTTATTTGCTTGGGATTCGCTTTAAAAAGACAAAATGACTAATAAAAGTTGATTATTAATTACACATTGTTAAATGTATAATTAATTAAGAAAAGTTAAAATATTAACTGTGATATGTAACCGCTTACTATTTATTTATCCAAAAGGAGGACACGTCGAACACCGGATATTTAGGGGGTGGCTTCCGAATCAAAAGTATGAAGGTATGTCAAAAGAGTTGGGTCATGAGTTATTTTTAATTGATGAACCCTGAAAGGAGGATTATCATTGGATAATTTATTACAAAATTTGCTGTCAGGGGGAGAGCTGGCAAAGAATTTTGATGAATCCAAGCCCAGTTATAATGCGCAGGAAGCATTAGATGAAGCACATCGCTGTCTATATTGCTATGATGCACCATGTATCAATGCCTGTCCTACTGGCATTGATATCCCTGGTTTTATTAAAAAGATTGCATCTGGAAATTTAAAAGGTTCGGCCAAAACCATTATGGAGGAAAATCCGATCGGAGCAAGCTGTGCACGGGTTTGTCCGACTGAGGAATTATGTGAGGGCGCTTGTGTACTCAATGATTCCACGAAACCGATTATGATTGGGGACTTACAACGTTTTGCCACCGATTGGTCAATTAAAAATGAACAAGTACTATTTAAAGCGGGAGAGAAAAACGGAAAGCGAATTGCGATTGTTGGCAGTGGTCCAGCCGGTTTATCGGCAGCCCGTGAACTGGGACGGATAGGTTATGCGGTGACGGTCTTTGAAGCTAAGGGTGAGGCTGGTGGATTAGACACCCACGGTATTGTGCCATTTCGACTCCCTAAGGATATTGCGTTATGGGAAGTGGAGCAGGTTGAAAGCTTAGGTGTTGAAATTCGTACAAATACCGAAGTTGGTAAAGATATTGATGCGGATAATCTTGTGTATGATTATGATGCCGTCATACTCACGGCGGGCATGTCAAAGGTACCGATGTTAGGTATTGAAGGAGAAGGTTTAGCAGGGATTTACGACGCGATTGATTTAGTTGAAAAAACAAAGCATGGAAAATATCCAACCGAATTTGCCGGGAAGCGTGTCGCTGTGGTTGGAGCAGGAAATACGGCGATCGATGGTGCGACAACATCAGTTAGACTTGGTGCCGATAATGTTAAAATTCTCTATCGGAGATCTGAATCGGAAATGTCAGCGTATGATTTCGAATATGAGTTTGCGAAACAAGATGGTGTTGAGTTTAGATGGATGATTGCGCCTAAGCGTTTGATCGGTGACGAAAATGGTCATGTCAAACAGATGGAATGTGTTCGCATGGCATTACAAGAAGCGGAATCAGATGGACGCAGAAGACCGGTAGAAATAGAAGGATCTGAATTTTTAATGGATATTGATATTATGGTTAAAGCCATCGGTCAAACACGGCATCATCAGCTCATAGATGAATTTGAACTGGATCATTATGATGGTGTTGTGAAGGTGAATCCCGAAAACTTCCTTACTTCCCATCCGAAAGTCTATGCTGCTGGTGATGTGGTATTTGAAAAGGGCGTTGGTGAAGCTATGGCCGTATCTGCTGCACAGCAGGGAAAAGAGACAGCCCATGCGGTACATCAACAATTGAAAGTTTAGAATGGGTGTTCAGA from Tuberibacillus sp. Marseille-P3662 includes the following:
- a CDS encoding dUTP diphosphatase; amino-acid sequence: MQTSLKQLFQMQKELDQSIVHQHQLSGQDLSQDKFLALLVELGELANETRCFKFWSLKGPSDHETILMEYVDGFHFLLSLGLDFGFDMPAELVTSEQPSPKSQTAAFLQVYAAVDQLKNDVNFLHYQQLFAAYLALGDSLTFSFADIEKAYYKKNNINHQRQEQGY
- the rpmI gene encoding 50S ribosomal protein L35; this translates as MPKMKTHKGAQKRFKKTGNGKIKRNHAYTSHLFRNKSEKQKRNLRQSATVSQVDHKRIDKLINE
- a CDS encoding NAD(P)-dependent oxidoreductase; translation: MDNLLQNLLSGGELAKNFDESKPSYNAQEALDEAHRCLYCYDAPCINACPTGIDIPGFIKKIASGNLKGSAKTIMEENPIGASCARVCPTEELCEGACVLNDSTKPIMIGDLQRFATDWSIKNEQVLFKAGEKNGKRIAIVGSGPAGLSAARELGRIGYAVTVFEAKGEAGGLDTHGIVPFRLPKDIALWEVEQVESLGVEIRTNTEVGKDIDADNLVYDYDAVILTAGMSKVPMLGIEGEGLAGIYDAIDLVEKTKHGKYPTEFAGKRVAVVGAGNTAIDGATTSVRLGADNVKILYRRSESEMSAYDFEYEFAKQDGVEFRWMIAPKRLIGDENGHVKQMECVRMALQEAESDGRRRPVEIEGSEFLMDIDIMVKAIGQTRHHQLIDEFELDHYDGVVKVNPENFLTSHPKVYAAGDVVFEKGVGEAMAVSAAQQGKETAHAVHQQLKV
- a CDS encoding PucR family transcriptional regulator, which gives rise to MKSTLILKVSDILQRDHFGDAQVVAGRKGLSRAVKWTHIMEVTEIGQLLNGNELILSTGVGWANEDLSLSFLRQLIDQNVSALCVELGTYINSIPEGMIELAKQHQFPLIVFNQEVRFIDITQDLNGLMIKTRDKMMSDLEAFSNQLNHLLLSTDGFKGVLRLLHDYLDVQVIYEPVDSQVLFYPTVEKSKRETLLSKIHSRSHDLSESTASQPIQALGHKFADLIIFSQSEAWTEFDYLVLDRTATALAQDQLRLLYVEEKRKYKENRWVQKWLNGDHRQEEIEQHLSSLESSLKPKGCTVCLCKVDFSEREPDFTYYTMIFRSIFEQQGFFLLATYEWNQMTFVLLNKRKKADWKSRMNRALEQIQKTELIKEQLATPAYFGVGKLLDHLNCLHESYHMAQETLYAQEKIGKLDNPYYEELYIYQLVSQLNKQGSLEAFVTDYLSPVLEYDDKHKSQMFDTLKVFLEVNGSKKEAAKRLFIVRQTLYHRIEKLKELLGEDFMEPEKRLAIEFGVYAKGFLYEQT
- a CDS encoding M42 family metallopeptidase: MTQLDDKLQMLKDLTDAKGVSGNERETRNVMKSYIEPYADEITYDRLGSLIAVKEGKADGPKVMVAGHLDEIGFMVTQITEDGFLRFQTVGGWWEQVMLAQRVTVMTRDGEVPGVIGSKPPHILPAEERKKPVKTKDMFIDVGAANKEDAESFGIRPGDSAVPVCDFTVMKNPKYLLAKAWDNRIGCAIAIDVLKALQGQSHPNTVYGVGTVQEEVGLRGAQTSTHQIQPDIGFAVDTGIPGDTPGIDKKDAKAEIGKGPQVLVYDASMISHKGLREFVTGVADQADIPYQFDSIAGGGTDSGKIHLTANGVPALSISVATRYIHTSASIIHRDDYENAVRLMVEVVKQLDEDKVNDITFG
- a CDS encoding transposase, translated to MRHLGTDGSPGNNESAGKKKRTNTVKGNPYIKSVLCEAAWSISCSRQTWLSAKFRLIN
- the rplT gene encoding 50S ribosomal protein L20; protein product: MARVKGGYVTRRRRKKVLKLAKGYYGAKHKLFKTAQQQVFKSLTYAYRDRRQRKRDFRRLWIARINAAARNNGLSYSRLMYGLKQSGVDVNRKMLADLAVNDKEAFTELANKAKTAVK
- a CDS encoding DUF1294 domain-containing protein is translated as MMITCEGIIWSYAIIINLIGWLTVRSDKKRAIRGKWRIPEQRLWLLAIAGGACGVYWAMRQCRHKTQKTAFRYFMPLLLGLYIVAVIYTYSKS
- the hydA gene encoding dihydropyrimidinase yields the protein MRTLIKNGTIVTAIDEFVGDVLVEGEKIVSVGEQIDATVDHVVYANGKYILPGGVDQHVHYSFEFKGERVRGFETSNAAVAGGTTTVVEFVNQEQGKGMADTIFEFDKNEVSQKAMVDYSYHAVVCDPVDTTFEEIKNLPNRGISTVKLFMAYKGMPFHSDDEALYKALNAAKEAGVTVMVHAENADVIDILQKKYIAEGKTDPYYHALSRPARVELEATQRVINLAAMAEAPVYIVHVTAKNVMETIRSAKNDGLPVYGETCVQYLMFDENDLAKPNFEGAKYVMSPALRTKADQEALWEAVDNGWLNAISTDHCGFDWKSQKHMGVDDFTNIPNGAPGVENRLGILWTHGVNTGKISRQRFVDLFATTPAKNMGLDHCKGHIGVGMDADIVLYDPNESFIISNENSLHGVDYSSYEGYKQEGKVDKVFLRGKLVVDDGEFVGKKGDGKFITGKPFASCFDNTKADKELKSV
- the infC gene encoding translation initiation factor IF-3 translates to MIVNDAIRASKVRLIDQNGDQVGIKSKNEALDMAENVELDLVMVAPNAKPPVCRIMDYGKYRFEQQKREKEARKKQKVINIKEIRLSPNIEEHDFNTKLKNARKFLDKGDKVKASIRFRGRAITHSEIGREVLERLANECSDLSEIESKPKMEGRSMFLTLAPKKEKQ